The Streptomyces sp. NBC_01439 genome contains the following window.
CGACCGGGTGGACGCCCGGGACGCCGTCGCCGACGACCTGGCCAGGATCGACGAGGTGGCCCGGCGAGCGGTGGCCGCGGCCCGGAACGGCGCCCCGGGGCCCGACGGGCCGGGGCTGCTCCAGGTGCTGGTCGACGCATCGGCCGAGCGCCCCGAGTACACCGACCGGCTGGTGCGCGACGAGCTCGTCACCCTGCTGGTGGCCGGCCACGAAACCACCGCTACCACGCTGACCTGGCTGTACCTGCTCCTCGACCGCCATCCCGCGGCCCGCGGGTGGGCCCTCGCAGCCGGCCTCGAGGGCTCGGCGGAGCGGCGCGAGGCGATCCAGGCACTGGTCAGCGAGACCCTCCGGCTCTACCCGTCCGCGTGGATCCTGCCCCGGCACGCCGCCGAGGACGACGTCCTGGCGGGCTACCGCGTCGAGGCGGGCACGGACCTGCTGGTCTGCCCCTACCTCACCCACCGGGATCCCGAACTGTGGCCGGATCCCGAGCACTTCGACCCCCGGCGCTTCACCGTTCCCGGCGCCCGTCCCTCCCGGCCCGGCGCCTACCTGCCGTTCGGCATCGGCCCCCGTGCCTGCCTCGGCCAGCAGTTCGCCCTGCGGGAGTCGGTCGCCCTGCTCGAACTCCTGCTGCCCGCCCACGCGCCGGTCTTCCGGTCCGTCCCCACGGGAGCGGCGTACAGCATCACCGTCCGCCCCGACGGCCCGACTCCTGTCACCCTCGGCGACGGTGGGACCGGACCGCGCATTGACCAAGATCCGCACCGAGTAGGGTGAGGGCGGCCCGTGCCGTTGTCGGCACGGGCAGTTTGGACGTGCCGGGGAGCGGGGGAACCAGGGGATCAATCTCGCGGTCTCGTCCGGTTCTCCGCCACCGCGCTGGTGTACGCGCACCGGACGTTCCGCGCCTCGCTGCCGCCCCGGCTGCGCTCGGACGCGCGGCTGGTGGTCGAGTACGACGGTGTCCGTGTCGTCATCGAGGACGGTACGGCGCAGGACGCGGCCCGCGTCGCCCGCGCCCTGGCGGGCGGACAGGCCGACCCGGTTCCCTCGCCCGACGCGCCGCAGGAATCCCCCGGTGCC
Protein-coding sequences here:
- a CDS encoding cytochrome P450, producing MDASSGPPLAQRSGTGRPLPEADAGCVERWRTHTGELVDLLGLVRERLGGVAAFRLGPQPTVLVTGPEAVQHVLALHPDQYVKRSHRARLLIGDGVLAATGEAWKRQRKLLQSQFTGKGMRRYEERIDGAARTTAGRWADHARTGRTFDLGEEMRRFALDTIWRALTGHPLDDTTAHELTSVATVVAALPSLPADRVDARDAVADDLARIDEVARRAVAAARNGAPGPDGPGLLQVLVDASAERPEYTDRLVRDELVTLLVAGHETTATTLTWLYLLLDRHPAARGWALAAGLEGSAERREAIQALVSETLRLYPSAWILPRHAAEDDVLAGYRVEAGTDLLVCPYLTHRDPELWPDPEHFDPRRFTVPGARPSRPGAYLPFGIGPRACLGQQFALRESVALLELLLPAHAPVFRSVPTGAAYSITVRPDGPTPVTLGDGGTGPRIDQDPHRVG